A genomic segment from Candidatus Margulisiibacteriota bacterium encodes:
- the infB gene encoding translation initiation factor IF-2, giving the protein MSGRLKLARPTNKDKLMKVSELAKKYNKEIKEIREILKELDIPFNDSKSAVNEENCQKVEEYLNPPAKKKVLKVIKKAELAKLEEQAEAKPEGAKELSAAEKVSKHLTLESRKKKEPPPPKEQPKAAAEEPNAVSSLNPEKAAAPPAAGGLPPAAKPNSHLKKEKVFRSEKTFADKETNLQKLFNQKPKKNRSKYKKLKLQEKRQEVLPADNSPPPAEITLQEKSISLHDFAAQAKRPLAEIMGALLKAGLLITINQKINHDIAQKIGELIGVTVKTDFSETEDSKIKYELTMLESSEVADRPEDLRPRPPIVTIMGHVDHGKTKLLDAIRSSRVVEGEVGGITQHIGAYQVTAKDKKITFLDTPGHEAFTALRARGAQVTDIVILVVAANDGIKPQTIEAIDHAKAAGVPIIVAINKIDLPEADVSKVKQQLTEYELVPEEWGGKTVCCEISAKQKTGLDNLLEMILLVAEMEDLKANPNKKAQGIIIEAHLSKQRGPVATVLVKSGTLRKGDAYVIGTTYGRIRAMFDDLGQEVLVADPARPVEIIGITAVPRAGELFQVYASEREARILAEKRQAEQKDQLLASKRAMTLSSLSKALNTGAKKTLNILLKGDVQGSLEAISASIAKIKHEKISVNIIHSGTGNINESDVMLAKASEAVILAFTVGADSSAEILAKNEAVEIRHYDIIYKLLEDLELALNGLLGPEYEEIELGQAEIRKIYKFSKAGTIAGAFVFSGSIRKNADKVLVFRNKKQIAETTFASLRHEKDDVKEAALNYECGFTLEKFADFQEGDIVIAYERREKARAV; this is encoded by the coding sequence GTGTCTGGCAGGCTGAAACTTGCCAGACCTACAAACAAGGACAAATTAATGAAAGTAAGCGAGCTGGCCAAAAAATATAATAAAGAGATCAAAGAGATCCGCGAAATTCTTAAAGAGCTGGATATCCCATTCAATGACAGCAAGTCGGCCGTCAATGAGGAAAATTGCCAGAAAGTCGAGGAATACCTTAACCCGCCGGCCAAGAAAAAAGTTTTGAAAGTCATCAAAAAAGCCGAGCTGGCCAAGCTGGAAGAACAGGCCGAGGCGAAACCGGAAGGCGCGAAAGAATTAAGCGCCGCGGAAAAAGTCAGCAAGCACCTCACGCTGGAAAGCCGCAAGAAAAAAGAACCGCCGCCGCCCAAAGAACAGCCCAAGGCCGCGGCCGAAGAGCCGAACGCCGTCTCTTCGCTTAATCCGGAAAAAGCCGCCGCGCCGCCAGCGGCTGGAGGCCTGCCGCCGGCAGCCAAACCGAACAGTCATCTGAAAAAAGAAAAAGTTTTCCGCAGCGAAAAAACTTTTGCGGACAAAGAAACCAATCTGCAAAAGCTTTTTAATCAAAAACCCAAGAAAAACCGCTCCAAATACAAAAAACTGAAACTGCAGGAAAAAAGGCAGGAAGTTTTGCCGGCGGATAATTCACCGCCGCCCGCTGAAATTACTTTGCAGGAAAAAAGCATCTCGCTGCATGATTTTGCCGCGCAGGCCAAACGGCCGCTGGCTGAAATCATGGGCGCGCTGCTCAAAGCTGGCCTGCTCATCACGATCAATCAAAAGATCAATCACGATATCGCGCAAAAAATCGGCGAGTTGATCGGCGTGACGGTCAAGACTGATTTTTCGGAAACGGAAGATTCCAAGATCAAATACGAGCTGACCATGCTGGAATCTTCAGAAGTGGCTGACCGGCCGGAAGACCTGCGGCCGCGGCCGCCGATCGTCACGATCATGGGGCATGTCGACCACGGCAAAACCAAGCTGCTTGACGCCATTCGTTCTTCGCGCGTTGTCGAAGGCGAAGTCGGCGGCATCACCCAGCATATCGGCGCCTATCAGGTCACGGCCAAAGACAAAAAAATCACATTTTTAGACACGCCTGGCCATGAGGCGTTCACCGCTCTGCGCGCTAGAGGCGCGCAGGTCACGGATATCGTAATTCTGGTCGTCGCCGCCAATGACGGCATCAAGCCGCAGACTATCGAAGCTATTGACCACGCCAAAGCCGCTGGCGTGCCGATCATCGTGGCGATCAACAAAATAGACCTGCCGGAAGCCGATGTATCCAAGGTCAAGCAGCAGCTGACCGAATACGAACTAGTGCCCGAAGAATGGGGCGGCAAAACAGTTTGCTGTGAAATTTCCGCCAAGCAGAAAACCGGCCTGGACAATTTGCTGGAGATGATCCTGCTGGTCGCCGAAATGGAAGACCTCAAAGCCAATCCCAATAAAAAAGCGCAGGGCATCATCATCGAGGCGCATCTTTCCAAACAGCGCGGCCCGGTGGCCACCGTGCTGGTCAAAAGCGGCACGCTACGCAAAGGCGACGCTTATGTCATTGGCACAACTTACGGACGCATCCGCGCGATGTTTGACGATCTCGGTCAGGAAGTTCTGGTGGCTGATCCGGCGCGGCCGGTGGAGATCATCGGCATCACCGCTGTGCCACGCGCCGGTGAATTATTCCAGGTGTACGCTTCGGAACGCGAGGCCCGCATCCTCGCCGAAAAACGGCAGGCCGAGCAAAAAGATCAGCTGCTGGCCAGCAAACGCGCAATGACTTTGTCCTCTTTAAGCAAAGCGCTAAACACGGGCGCTAAAAAAACACTCAATATCCTGCTCAAAGGCGATGTGCAGGGTTCGCTGGAGGCGATCAGCGCGTCGATCGCCAAGATCAAACATGAAAAGATCAGCGTCAATATTATTCACTCCGGCACGGGCAATATTAACGAATCCGACGTTATGCTGGCCAAGGCTTCGGAAGCGGTGATCCTGGCTTTTACCGTCGGCGCGGATAGTTCGGCGGAAATTTTGGCCAAAAACGAGGCGGTGGAGATCCGCCATTACGATATTATTTACAAACTGCTGGAAGACCTCGAGCTAGCGCTGAACGGCCTGCTCGGCCCGGAATACGAGGAGATCGAGCTGGGACAGGCGGAAATCCGCAAAATTTATAAATTCTCCAAAGCGGGTACGATCGCCGGCGCTTTTGTTTTCTCCGGCAGCATCCGCAAAAACGCCGACAAGGTGCTGGTTTTCCGCAACAAAAAACAAATCGCGGAAACAACTTTTGCCAGTCTGCGGCACGAAAAAGACGATGTCAAAGAAGCGGCGCTCAATTATGAATGTGGTTTCACGCTGGAGAAATTCGCGGATTTTCAGGAAGGCGACATCGTGATCGCTTATGAGCGCCGCGAAAAAGCCAGAGCTGTTTAA
- the rfbD gene encoding dTDP-4-dehydrorhamnose reductase produces the protein MKIAVTGARGMLASVLTRRLSALGHETLPLDLPEHDLLRFDAVKDYLRAARPDFIYNCAAFTNVDLCETEPEQARAVNALAAGNLAELAAELNIPILQISTDYVFSGDAVKPYLPEAPAAPLSVYGQTKAEGERLIQKAPKFFIVRTAWLYGRDGKNFVETMLKQARMNSALKVVNDQRGAPTLVDDLVEALSVFLTCQKYGIYHFTNSGETTWYDFTREFFGLLNIAVPVQPCASAEFPRPARRPAYSVLDLRKTQETFGLKIPAWQDAIRRYIKGR, from the coding sequence ATGAAAATTGCGGTGACCGGCGCCCGGGGTATGCTGGCCAGCGTCTTGACGCGGCGTCTCTCCGCGCTTGGTCATGAGACGCTGCCGCTCGATCTGCCGGAGCATGACCTGCTGCGGTTTGACGCGGTAAAAGATTATTTGCGCGCGGCGCGGCCGGACTTTATTTATAATTGCGCCGCGTTTACGAATGTCGACCTTTGTGAGACCGAGCCAGAACAGGCGCGCGCGGTCAATGCGCTGGCCGCCGGCAATCTGGCCGAGCTGGCCGCGGAATTAAATATCCCGATCCTGCAGATCAGCACCGATTATGTTTTTTCCGGCGACGCGGTCAAGCCGTATTTGCCGGAAGCGCCGGCCGCTCCTTTGTCTGTCTACGGCCAAACCAAAGCAGAAGGCGAGCGTTTGATCCAAAAAGCGCCGAAATTTTTTATCGTGCGCACGGCCTGGCTGTACGGCCGCGACGGCAAAAATTTTGTGGAGACCATGCTCAAACAGGCGCGGATGAACTCCGCGCTCAAAGTCGTCAACGATCAGCGCGGCGCGCCGACTTTAGTCGACGATCTGGTCGAGGCGCTGAGCGTGTTTTTGACCTGTCAAAAATACGGCATTTATCATTTCACTAACAGCGGTGAAACAACCTGGTACGATTTCACGCGCGAGTTTTTTGGCCTCTTAAATATTGCCGTGCCGGTGCAGCCCTGTGCCTCGGCGGAGTTTCCGCGGCCAGCCAGGCGGCCGGCTTATTCCGTGCTCGATTTGCGCAAGACGCAGGAGACTTTTGGCTTAAAAATACCGGCTTGGCAGGATGCCATCCGGCGTTATATAAAAGGAAGATAA
- a CDS encoding ABC transporter ATP-binding protein/permease, which produces MKLYLKLWPYFREHWGRCLVVLVNIFLFTVANMYFLALVKELSYDIERGRVGLFIYRICAGLALALIRSLTAYAQTYNADWIGQRLVMRLRLKMYEHLQRLSMDFFNKWKVGEIMSRSTSDLQVVQGVFVSNIVTLLPELCTFIGVLLYLSVLSWPLLLITLVTLPLFAFLIQLFTTRMRRISKYNQRKLADLASVLQESIYGISIIKAFAAENKEIDRYTKESERSFWINMKGSRLYALQEPILFMLQISMIMLIFMIGGIQIIEGRISVGNFIAFCLGLGMLVNPVTVFGKISVKQQQAAAALNRIFELLETEPTVKEAAHPQQKNITGQVQFQDLSFAYTPANGLVLKNIELEVRAGEMLALVGPSGGGKTTLANLLPRFYDVTSGRLLIDGLDVKEYSFSSLRSQIGIVTQETILFSGTIRENIAYGRDKATQEEIEQAAHMANADNFIKLFPSGYLTYIGERGVRLSGGQKQRVAIARAILSDPKILILDEATSALDNESEKLVQQALENLMRNRTTFVIAHRLSTIVNADRIAVLDNGRIIAIGKHAELLQTCPLYQKLYELQKTKEENA; this is translated from the coding sequence ATGAAGCTTTATTTAAAACTCTGGCCTTATTTCCGCGAACACTGGGGACGCTGTTTAGTTGTGCTGGTCAATATTTTTTTATTCACGGTGGCCAATATGTATTTTTTGGCGCTGGTTAAAGAATTGAGCTATGACATCGAACGCGGCCGCGTGGGTTTATTCATTTACCGGATCTGCGCCGGCCTGGCTCTGGCTTTGATCCGCTCGCTGACTGCTTACGCGCAGACTTACAATGCGGATTGGATCGGCCAGCGTTTGGTCATGCGCCTGCGCCTTAAAATGTACGAACATCTGCAGCGGCTGTCCATGGATTTTTTCAATAAATGGAAAGTCGGCGAGATCATGTCCCGTTCGACCAGCGACCTGCAGGTGGTGCAGGGTGTTTTTGTGTCCAATATCGTGACGCTGCTGCCGGAACTCTGTACCTTTATCGGCGTGTTGCTTTACTTGAGTGTTTTGAGCTGGCCTTTGCTGCTGATTACGCTGGTCACTTTGCCGCTTTTTGCTTTTTTGATCCAGCTTTTTACCACGCGCATGAGACGCATCAGTAAATACAATCAGCGCAAGCTGGCCGATCTGGCGTCCGTGCTGCAAGAGTCGATTTACGGCATCAGCATCATCAAGGCTTTTGCCGCGGAAAACAAAGAGATCGACCGCTACACCAAAGAAAGCGAGCGGTCGTTTTGGATCAACATGAAAGGCTCGCGCCTCTACGCTCTGCAGGAGCCGATTTTGTTTATGCTGCAGATCTCGATGATCATGCTGATTTTCATGATCGGCGGCATCCAGATAATAGAAGGACGGATCTCGGTCGGTAATTTCATCGCTTTTTGTCTGGGTTTGGGCATGCTGGTCAATCCCGTGACGGTTTTCGGCAAGATCAGCGTCAAACAGCAGCAGGCCGCGGCGGCTTTGAACCGGATTTTTGAGCTGCTGGAAACCGAACCGACGGTCAAGGAAGCGGCGCATCCGCAGCAAAAAAATATTACCGGGCAGGTGCAGTTTCAAGATCTGAGTTTTGCTTATACGCCGGCCAACGGCCTGGTGCTTAAAAATATCGAGCTGGAAGTCCGCGCCGGTGAAATGCTGGCGCTGGTCGGGCCTTCGGGCGGCGGTAAGACTACGCTGGCCAATCTGCTTCCGCGTTTTTACGACGTGACCTCCGGACGGCTGCTGATCGACGGGCTGGATGTGAAAGAATATTCTTTTAGTTCGCTGCGCAGCCAGATCGGCATTGTGACGCAGGAAACGATTTTATTCAGCGGCACGATCCGCGAAAATATCGCTTATGGCAGGGACAAGGCCACGCAGGAAGAGATCGAGCAGGCCGCGCACATGGCCAACGCGGATAATTTCATTAAATTGTTTCCCTCCGGCTACTTGACCTATATTGGTGAGCGCGGCGTGCGCTTGTCCGGCGGGCAAAAACAGCGCGTGGCGATCGCGCGGGCGATCTTGAGCGATCCCAAAATTTTAATCCTTGACGAAGCGACTTCGGCTCTCGACAACGAATCGGAAAAACTGGTGCAGCAGGCTCTGGAAAACCTGATGCGCAACCGCACGACTTTTGTGATCGCCCACCGATTGTCCACGATAGTCAATGCGGACCGCATCGCGGTTTTGGACAACGGACGCATTATCGCTATCGGCAAGCACGCGGAATTATTGCAAACCTGTCCGCTTTACCAAAAACTTTACGAATTGCAAAAAACCAAAGAAGAAAATGCTTAA
- the rbfA gene encoding 30S ribosome-binding factor RbfA, with amino-acid sequence MSRAERLAELLKAEIGTIILHKLNDHRIGFVSITAAQASADLSTAKIFISCLGTPEEKKKTLRGLISAIPFIRGILAETIDTRLVPKLRFILDDSLAAGNKRLEILHRLAQEREKREKRLAANI; translated from the coding sequence ATGTCTAGAGCGGAACGTTTAGCCGAATTACTCAAAGCCGAGATCGGCACGATCATCCTGCACAAGCTCAACGATCACCGCATCGGTTTTGTGTCGATCACCGCAGCGCAGGCTTCCGCCGATCTTTCAACCGCCAAAATTTTTATTTCCTGTCTGGGCACGCCGGAAGAAAAAAAGAAAACCCTGCGCGGCCTGATCTCGGCAATTCCGTTCATCCGCGGCATTTTGGCCGAGACTATTGACACGCGCCTCGTGCCAAAACTGCGTTTTATTCTCGATGACTCGCTGGCTGCCGGCAACAAGCGGCTGGAAATCCTGCACCGGCTGGCGCAAGAAAGGGAGAAACGTGAAAAGCGACTGGCGGCTAATATTTAA
- a CDS encoding bifunctional oligoribonuclease/PAP phosphatase NrnA yields the protein MKSDWRLIFKKAKNILILTHVDPDADALGSAYLLRELIKKINPRARVSALFDPQHKNELNAFIKKADASAPLSVCKPDLIISVDASDTGRLYGCPKQKIDICIDHHASSRKFAGINLIDPGAASCTLVIYELLQKLKIKLTKTMAEYLYLGLSSDTGNFAFANTDTRVFRAALACVQLGVIPNRIYNKLNEQLSRREILDFARAASGVENFCGGKLILAHIPPKSKVDNRFLIDLIRRERNAEAAVVLVEKPDYIKISLRSKTALDVAKIAARFNGGGHKKAAAGKIFNATLHSAQKQVVDYFTQHVFS from the coding sequence GTGAAAAGCGACTGGCGGCTAATATTTAAAAAAGCCAAAAATATTTTGATCCTCACCCATGTCGATCCCGATGCTGACGCGCTAGGCTCGGCCTATCTGTTGCGGGAGCTGATCAAAAAAATAAATCCGCGGGCGCGGGTCAGCGCGTTGTTTGATCCGCAACACAAAAATGAATTGAACGCTTTTATTAAAAAAGCGGACGCTTCGGCTCCGCTCAGCGTCTGTAAACCCGATTTAATAATCTCCGTGGACGCCAGCGACACGGGGCGGCTGTACGGCTGCCCCAAACAAAAAATCGATATTTGTATCGATCATCACGCTAGCAGCCGCAAGTTTGCCGGGATCAATCTCATCGACCCCGGCGCCGCGTCCTGCACGCTGGTCATTTATGAGCTGCTGCAAAAATTAAAGATCAAACTGACCAAAACCATGGCGGAATATTTATATCTGGGCTTGAGCAGCGACACCGGCAATTTTGCTTTTGCCAATACGGACACGCGGGTTTTTCGCGCGGCTTTAGCCTGCGTACAATTGGGCGTTATCCCGAACCGGATTTACAACAAGCTCAATGAGCAATTAAGCCGGCGGGAAATTCTCGATTTTGCCCGGGCGGCCAGCGGTGTGGAAAATTTTTGCGGCGGAAAATTGATCCTGGCACACATACCCCCAAAATCAAAAGTGGACAACCGTTTTCTTATTGACCTTATCCGCCGTGAGAGAAACGCCGAAGCCGCGGTTGTTTTGGTGGAAAAACCAGACTACATCAAGATCAGTCTGCGCTCCAAAACCGCGCTGGATGTGGCCAAAATTGCCGCGCGTTTTAACGGCGGCGGGCACAAAAAAGCCGCGGCGGGGAAAATTTTTAACGCCACGCTTCACAGCGCCCAAAAACAGGTTGTCGACTATTTCACCCAACACGTCTTCAGCTAA
- a CDS encoding glycosyltransferase: MLKIALYTTRFLDLSETFIYEPLRLFQKTEAVVYAWQRRNAEIFPYAPCRIGTEKYLRGQLAADGIQLIHAHYGYIGVSALGFLPKRRLPLLTSFYGLDVYQHTRNPVYRWQLRRLFRRGDLFLACSQKMRGDLIKLGAPENKVEVVYGGADLAKFPYAHNPSAPGQPVNILMCGRFVEKKGFLYGLRAFLKVAPQYPGLRLKLIGSGRLEPELKQEAESSAFSSQVEFLGSRSHAEYIEELKKCHIFMSPSVTARSGDSEGLPTVLIEAAAIGRPLLSTRHSGIPEIVREGKNGLLAPERDVDALAVNIARLLSAPERWPEYAEYGRRLVENQFDLRKQAAKLENYYARLIEKTA, from the coding sequence ATGCTTAAAATTGCTCTGTATACCACGCGGTTTCTAGATCTTTCCGAAACTTTTATTTATGAGCCGCTGCGTCTTTTCCAAAAAACAGAGGCTGTGGTCTACGCCTGGCAGCGCCGTAATGCGGAAATTTTCCCTTACGCGCCGTGCCGCATCGGGACAGAAAAATATTTGCGCGGTCAGCTGGCGGCGGACGGTATTCAGCTGATCCACGCGCATTACGGCTATATCGGCGTGTCGGCGCTGGGGTTTTTGCCAAAACGGCGCCTGCCGCTGCTCACAAGTTTTTACGGGCTGGATGTTTATCAGCACACGCGCAATCCGGTCTACCGCTGGCAGCTGCGCCGTTTGTTCCGGCGCGGCGATCTATTTTTGGCCTGTTCGCAAAAAATGCGCGGCGATTTAATTAAGCTCGGCGCGCCGGAAAACAAAGTGGAAGTGGTTTACGGCGGCGCGGATTTGGCCAAATTTCCGTACGCTCACAATCCGTCTGCGCCGGGGCAGCCAGTCAATATTTTAATGTGCGGGCGTTTTGTGGAGAAAAAAGGCTTTCTTTACGGTCTCCGCGCTTTTTTAAAAGTTGCGCCGCAGTATCCCGGGCTGCGCCTGAAACTCATCGGGAGCGGCCGGCTGGAGCCTGAGCTAAAACAAGAAGCGGAAAGTTCAGCTTTTAGCTCTCAAGTTGAGTTTTTAGGCAGCCGGAGCCATGCGGAGTATATCGAGGAGCTAAAAAAATGCCATATTTTTATGTCGCCGTCTGTCACGGCACGCAGCGGTGACAGCGAGGGGCTGCCGACAGTGTTGATTGAAGCGGCGGCGATCGGGCGGCCGCTGTTGTCTACCCGCCATTCTGGCATACCGGAAATAGTGCGCGAGGGAAAAAACGGCCTGCTTGCTCCAGAGCGGGACGTGGACGCTTTGGCCGTGAATATTGCCAGACTGCTTTCCGCGCCGGAACGCTGGCCGGAGTATGCGGAGTACGGGCGGCGTTTGGTGGAAAATCAATTTGATCTGCGAAAACAAGCCGCTAAGCTGGAGAATTATTACGCGCGGCTAATCGAAAAAACCGCATAA